A single region of the Blattabacterium cuenoti genome encodes:
- a CDS encoding alpha/beta fold hydrolase has translation MFLNLKNKKKKYPHIKKGKGHPLILLHGLMGGLSNFKALFDFFPNKGYKVIIPSLPLYKMPLLFTNIYSLSKYIIQFLIEIGIKKATLIGNSLGGHIALIIAKKRIDLVHSVVLTGSSGLYEKTFGSVFPKRENYEYIRKKSQEVFYDPNIATKKLVDEVFDIVNDKKKVIKTLYIAKSAMKYNMSKDLSVIQQPICLIWGKQDHVTPPEVAKEFHKLLPHSELHWIDKCGHVPMMEHPKKFIKILEKWLSKFDFNHENFLYKI, from the coding sequence ATGTTTCTTAATCTTAAGAATAAAAAAAAAAAGTATCCCCATATTAAAAAAGGAAAAGGACATCCTTTGATATTGCTTCACGGATTGATGGGAGGATTAAGTAATTTTAAGGCTCTTTTCGATTTTTTTCCAAATAAAGGTTATAAAGTAATCATTCCTTCATTACCTCTTTATAAAATGCCTTTACTTTTTACAAATATTTATAGTTTATCTAAATATATTATCCAATTTTTAATAGAAATAGGAATTAAAAAAGCTACTTTAATAGGAAATTCTCTTGGAGGACATATTGCTTTAATTATTGCAAAAAAAAGGATAGATTTAGTACATTCTGTAGTTTTGACAGGAAGTTCAGGATTGTATGAAAAAACTTTTGGATCTGTTTTTCCTAAAAGAGAAAACTACGAATATATTAGAAAAAAATCACAAGAAGTATTTTATGATCCAAATATAGCAACTAAAAAATTAGTAGATGAAGTATTTGATATTGTAAATGATAAAAAAAAGGTAATTAAAACTTTATATATTGCTAAAAGTGCAATGAAATATAATATGTCTAAAGATTTATCTGTTATTCAACAACCTATTTGTTTGATATGGGGAAAACAAGATCATGTAACGCCTCCAGAAGTAGCAAAAGAATTTCATAAATTATTACCTCATTCGGAATTACATTGGATAGATAAATGTGGACATGTTCCTATGATGGAACATCCAAAAAAATTTATAAAAATATTAGAAAAGTGGCTTTCTAAATTTGATTTTAATCATGAAAATTTTTTATATAAAATTTAA
- a CDS encoding ribonuclease III family protein, whose translation MFFNLKKNENYILIQKLIKILGFFPKNTKFLKEVFVYSFSAKKGNLNQNYSISFQRLEFLGDAVLNSIISHFLCEKLPEKKEGELTQIRSKIVCRRNLNEIFKKLTLTDIFFNKPVISDNILGNTLEALIGFIYLEIGYQGCKDFVHKKILQTHVNITKLQNEIFSYKVWIIEWSQKNKFLINFKTFREGEKKNKNIIIYLSEFTVSECGIQTEGRGTSKKKSEEMAAKAAYFLVQKQCSKNTS comes from the coding sequence ATGTTTTTTAATTTAAAAAAAAATGAAAATTATATTTTGATTCAAAAATTAATAAAAATATTAGGATTTTTTCCAAAAAATACAAAATTTTTAAAAGAAGTATTTGTATATAGTTTTTCTGCAAAAAAAGGAAATTTAAATCAAAATTATTCTATTTCTTTTCAAAGATTAGAGTTTTTGGGAGACGCTGTATTAAATTCTATAATATCGCATTTTTTATGCGAAAAACTTCCTGAAAAAAAAGAAGGTGAGTTAACTCAAATACGATCTAAAATAGTATGTAGAAGAAATTTAAATGAAATTTTTAAAAAATTAACTCTGACAGATATTTTTTTTAATAAACCTGTTATATCTGATAATATATTGGGGAATACACTAGAAGCTTTAATAGGATTTATTTATTTAGAAATAGGATATCAAGGATGTAAAGATTTTGTACATAAAAAAATATTACAGACTCATGTAAATATTACAAAATTACAAAATGAAATTTTTAGCTATAAAGTATGGATTATTGAATGGTCTCAGAAAAATAAATTTTTAATAAATTTTAAAACTTTTAGAGAAGGAGAAAAAAAAAATAAAAATATAATTATTTATTTATCTGAATTTACAGTATCAGAATGTGGAATACAAACTGAAGGAAGAGGAACTTCCAAAAAAAAATCAGAAGAAATGGCTGCAAAGGCGGCTTATTTTCTTGTTCAAAAACAATGTTCAAAAAATACATCGTAA
- the fabF gene encoding beta-ketoacyl-ACP synthase II, with product MEDLKKVVITGIGSITPIGNNVEEYWISLISGKNGCAPITYFDTKKYKTKFACELKNYDPSLFFSKKERKKLDPCAQYGIVASEEAIKNSGINFSKEKRERIGVIWASGIGGLLNLEESISDYVNGGKLPRFSPFFIPKMLIDITAGFISMNYGLHGPNYATVSSCASSSNAIVDAYHLICLGKADIMVTGGSEAAITQSGVGGFNALHALSTRNKDYKTASRPFDEDRDGFVLGEGAGCLVLEEYKHAKERGAYIYAEIGGVGMSGDAYHITAPHPEGKGIILAMEAAIKDAKIKYQDVDHINSHGTSTKLGDIAEVKAIQKVFHEKIYNIYINSTKSMTGHLLGAAGAIEAIASILPLTKGIIPPTINLFHIDKNIDTKINFIPNKAIRKKVQISICNTFGFGGHNVCILFKKKNVF from the coding sequence ATGGAGGATTTGAAAAAAGTAGTAATTACTGGAATTGGATCTATTACTCCTATAGGAAATAATGTTGAAGAATATTGGATTTCTCTTATTAGCGGAAAAAATGGTTGTGCTCCTATTACTTATTTTGATACTAAAAAATATAAGACTAAATTTGCTTGTGAATTAAAAAATTATGATCCAAGTCTTTTTTTTAGTAAAAAAGAAAGAAAAAAATTAGATCCTTGTGCGCAATATGGAATTGTAGCTTCTGAAGAAGCTATAAAAAATAGTGGAATTAATTTTTCTAAAGAAAAAAGAGAAAGAATTGGAGTTATTTGGGCATCTGGAATTGGAGGTCTTTTAAATTTAGAAGAATCTATTTCAGATTATGTAAATGGAGGAAAACTTCCTAGATTTAGTCCATTTTTTATTCCTAAAATGCTCATAGATATTACTGCTGGTTTTATTTCTATGAATTATGGACTTCATGGACCAAATTACGCTACCGTATCTTCTTGCGCATCTTCTTCTAATGCCATAGTAGATGCTTATCATTTAATATGTTTAGGAAAAGCTGATATTATGGTAACAGGTGGATCTGAAGCTGCTATAACACAAAGTGGAGTTGGTGGTTTTAATGCTTTACATGCTTTATCTACTAGAAATAAAGATTATAAAACAGCTTCACGTCCTTTTGATGAGGATAGAGATGGATTTGTTTTGGGAGAGGGCGCAGGATGTCTTGTTCTTGAAGAATATAAACATGCTAAAGAAAGAGGAGCTTATATATATGCTGAAATAGGAGGAGTTGGCATGTCTGGAGATGCTTATCACATAACGGCTCCTCATCCAGAAGGAAAAGGTATTATTTTAGCTATGGAAGCGGCTATAAAAGATGCAAAAATTAAATATCAAGATGTTGATCATATTAATTCTCATGGAACTTCTACAAAATTGGGAGATATTGCAGAAGTAAAAGCTATTCAAAAAGTTTTTCATGAAAAAATATATAATATATATATTAATTCTACAAAATCTATGACAGGTCATTTATTAGGTGCAGCTGGAGCAATAGAAGCTATAGCTTCTATACTTCCTTTAACAAAAGGAATTATTCCTCCAACCATAAACTTGTTTCATATAGATAAAAATATAGATACAAAAATTAACTTTATTCCCAATAAAGCTATAAGAAAAAAAGTACAAATTAGTATATGTAATACTTTTGGTTTTGGAGGACATAATGTTTGTATTTTATTCAAAAAAAAAAATGTTTTTTAA
- a CDS encoding acyl carrier protein has translation MYDIASKVKALIVEKLSVDKSEIIPTASFINDLGADSLDIVELIMEFEKEFNISISDDKAEKITTVGEAIQSIEDLLRDKNNIEKPN, from the coding sequence ATGTATGATATAGCATCCAAAGTAAAGGCTCTTATTGTAGAAAAATTAAGTGTAGATAAAAGCGAAATTATTCCTACTGCTAGTTTTATCAATGATTTAGGAGCAGATTCCTTAGATATAGTAGAACTTATTATGGAATTTGAAAAAGAATTTAATATTAGTATTTCTGATGATAAAGCAGAAAAAATAACAACAGTAGGCGAAGCTATACAGTCTATAGAAGATCTTTTAAGAGATAAAAATAATATTGAAAAACCTAATTAA
- a CDS encoding phosphoenolpyruvate carboxykinase (ATP), whose product MIPFSLKNYGIFNSSENCQLSPNELQNIIIKKKMGVETKSGVLAIKTGSFTGRSPKDRFIVKDVITKKQVWWDKKFNQSFDPEKFDHLYKKIVKYLSGKTLYIRDGYLCSDKRYQFNIRSISEYPWSDLFVHNLFLRFSKIEFGKILPDWLLFCAPGFKSDPIKDGTNQKNFSILNFSKKIVLIGGSGYTGEIKKSIFSVLNFILPIYKNVFPMHCAANIGKYKKDTALFFGLSGTGKTTISNDPNRNLIGDDEHGWTCDNIIFNFEGGCYAKVLGISRKKEPMIYHAIKKGAMLENVLFKKETQEVDFLDDSITQNMRISYPIHFVNNIEKKLLSSNIKNIFFLTYDAFGVLPPIAKLNRSQSSYYFLLGYTSKVAGTELNIKKPQATFSSCFGAPFMPLHPVKYTNMLIKKLDNTEINVWMVNTGLISGEYSSGYRIQLNDTRKIVQSALNGLLLKVPYEKDPVFNFLIPKYCPGVSSSILNPKNLWKNKKMYRIQVKILAKKFINHFEMYRKYTDKNISSGEPIL is encoded by the coding sequence ATGATTCCTTTTTCTTTAAAAAATTACGGAATATTTAATTCTTCCGAAAATTGTCAGTTATCTCCTAATGAATTACAAAATATAATTATTAAAAAAAAAATGGGAGTAGAAACAAAATCAGGAGTTTTAGCAATAAAGACTGGCTCATTCACTGGAAGATCTCCCAAAGATAGATTTATAGTAAAAGATGTCATTACAAAAAAACAAGTTTGGTGGGATAAAAAATTTAATCAATCTTTTGATCCAGAAAAATTTGATCATTTGTATAAAAAAATAGTTAAGTATTTATCTGGAAAAACATTATACATTAGAGATGGATATCTTTGTTCTGATAAACGTTATCAATTCAATATTCGTTCTATCAGTGAATATCCATGGTCTGATCTATTTGTACATAATCTTTTCTTAAGATTTTCAAAAATTGAATTTGGAAAAATTTTACCAGATTGGTTATTATTTTGTGCTCCAGGTTTTAAATCTGATCCTATAAAAGATGGAACAAATCAAAAAAACTTTTCTATACTAAATTTTTCTAAAAAAATAGTTTTAATTGGAGGATCAGGATATACAGGAGAAATAAAAAAATCAATATTTTCTGTACTAAATTTTATACTTCCTATATATAAAAATGTGTTCCCAATGCATTGCGCTGCAAATATAGGAAAATATAAAAAAGATACAGCCCTTTTTTTTGGGTTATCTGGGACTGGAAAAACTACTATATCTAATGATCCCAATAGAAATTTAATAGGAGATGATGAACATGGCTGGACTTGTGATAACATTATTTTTAATTTTGAAGGAGGATGTTATGCAAAAGTATTGGGTATTTCTAGAAAAAAAGAACCTATGATTTATCACGCTATAAAAAAAGGAGCTATGTTGGAAAATGTTCTTTTCAAAAAAGAAACTCAAGAAGTAGATTTTCTAGATGATTCTATTACCCAAAATATGAGAATAAGCTATCCTATTCATTTCGTAAATAATATTGAAAAAAAATTATTATCTTCTAATATTAAGAACATTTTTTTTCTAACATATGATGCTTTTGGAGTTTTACCTCCTATAGCAAAATTGAATCGATCACAATCTTCTTATTATTTTTTGTTAGGATATACTTCTAAAGTAGCTGGAACAGAACTTAATATAAAAAAACCACAAGCTACTTTTTCTTCATGTTTTGGAGCTCCATTCATGCCTTTACATCCTGTAAAATACACCAATATGCTAATAAAAAAATTAGATAATACAGAAATAAATGTATGGATGGTCAATACAGGATTAATATCAGGAGAATATTCATCTGGATATAGGATACAATTAAATGATACTAGAAAAATAGTGCAAAGTGCTTTAAACGGTTTACTATTAAAAGTCCCTTATGAAAAAGATCCAGTTTTCAATTTTTTAATACCAAAATATTGTCCAGGGGTATCTTCTTCCATATTGAATCCAAAAAATTTATGGAAAAACAAAAAAATGTATAGAATTCAAGTGAAAATACTTGCAAAAAAATTTATCAATCATTTTGAAATGTATAGAAAATATACGGATAAAAATATTTCATCTGGAGAACCTATTTTATAA
- a CDS encoding riboflavin synthase, translating to MFTGIIECTTKVHKLNREKKNLYITFNNPFLYKIKIPQSICHNGICFTIIDINKKTYSVIASEETLLCTNLNFLKIKDEVNLERGLMMHERFDGHIVQGHVDTTAKIKKIENKNGSWLFFFKLKKKFNNLVIEKGSIAINGVSLTIITCKKNVFSVSIIPYTYKKTNLHFMKVGDIVNVEFDILGKYIAKYLKKNEGEPIL from the coding sequence ATGTTTACTGGAATTATAGAATGTACAACAAAAGTACATAAACTAAATCGTGAAAAAAAAAATCTTTATATTACTTTTAATAATCCATTTTTATATAAAATAAAAATTCCCCAAAGCATTTGTCATAATGGAATATGTTTTACTATTATAGATATAAATAAAAAAACTTATTCAGTCATAGCTTCTGAAGAAACTTTACTATGTACTAATTTAAATTTTTTAAAAATTAAAGATGAAGTTAATTTAGAAAGAGGATTAATGATGCATGAAAGATTTGATGGACACATAGTGCAAGGACATGTAGATACAACTGCTAAAATAAAAAAAATAGAAAATAAAAATGGAAGTTGGTTATTTTTTTTTAAACTTAAAAAAAAATTTAATAATCTAGTTATAGAAAAAGGATCTATTGCTATCAATGGAGTTAGTCTTACTATTATAACATGTAAAAAAAATGTATTTAGTGTTTCTATTATTCCTTATACTTATAAAAAAACTAACCTTCATTTTATGAAAGTAGGAGATATTGTAAATGTAGAATTTGATATTCTAGGAAAATATATCGCTAAATACCTTAAAAAAAATGAGGGAGAACCTATTTTATAA
- the pdxA gene encoding 4-hydroxythreonine-4-phosphate dehydrogenase PdxA, with protein MNYRKKKIKVGFTTGDINGIGIEIFLKVCSKKRLLDFFTPILFGSTKLCSYYKKILNMEINHIKEIKKFKEIVDHKINVFNIWKEDIKFESIKINNPDSGKYPITSLKKAVKALKEEKIDVLVTAPVNKKCMNLKNFSFFGHTEYLQNILEGESLMIMIHNLLKVALVTNHLPLKKVSSELNVKKIIKSIKILRQSLIIDFTIEKPKIAVLGCNPHSSDNGLIGDEEKTKIKPAIDNLFQKQGWLVFGPYSSDSFFGNQNYRNFDAILAMYHDQGLIPFKTLTFNQGVNFTAGLSHIRTSPDHGVAYDIAKKGIANENSFEEAIFSAIKIFKNRKEYMKLISSKLL; from the coding sequence ATGAATTACAGGAAAAAAAAAATTAAAGTAGGATTTACTACAGGTGATATTAACGGAATAGGAATAGAAATTTTTTTAAAAGTATGTAGTAAAAAAAGACTTTTAGATTTTTTTACCCCAATATTATTCGGATCTACTAAATTATGTTCTTATTATAAGAAAATATTAAATATGGAGATCAATCATATTAAAGAAATAAAAAAATTTAAAGAAATTGTAGATCATAAAATTAATGTTTTTAACATATGGAAAGAAGATATTAAATTTGAATCTATAAAAATAAATAATCCAGATTCAGGAAAATATCCTATTACATCTTTAAAAAAAGCTGTAAAAGCTTTAAAAGAAGAAAAAATAGATGTTCTTGTTACAGCTCCCGTAAATAAAAAATGTATGAATTTAAAAAATTTTTCATTTTTTGGACACACGGAATATTTACAAAATATTTTAGAAGGTGAATCTTTGATGATAATGATTCACAATCTTTTAAAAGTAGCTTTAGTAACTAATCATTTACCTTTAAAAAAAGTTAGTTCAGAATTAAACGTAAAAAAAATAATAAAATCAATAAAAATTTTACGTCAATCTCTTATTATTGATTTTACTATAGAAAAACCTAAAATTGCAGTTTTAGGATGTAATCCTCATTCCAGTGATAATGGATTAATAGGAGATGAAGAAAAAACAAAAATAAAACCAGCCATTGATAATTTATTTCAAAAACAAGGATGGTTAGTTTTTGGCCCTTATTCTTCAGATAGTTTTTTTGGAAATCAAAATTATCGTAATTTTGATGCAATTTTAGCTATGTATCACGATCAAGGATTAATACCCTTTAAAACATTAACTTTTAATCAAGGAGTTAACTTTACAGCAGGTCTTTCTCACATACGAACATCTCCTGATCATGGAGTAGCTTATGATATAGCTAAAAAAGGAATTGCCAATGAAAATTCTTTTGAAGAAGCTATTTTTAGCGCTATAAAAATATTTAAAAATAGAAAAGAGTATATGAAACTTATTTCTTCTAAATTATTGTAA
- a CDS encoding F0F1 ATP synthase subunit epsilon, translating into MQIEIINCNNILFKGNIISIIAPGLNGYFQVLENHAPFISVLGDGIIKLFLKNFEKKIKIKGGFLKVKKNSVIVILQ; encoded by the coding sequence ATGCAAATAGAAATTATTAATTGTAATAACATTTTATTTAAAGGAAATATAATTTCTATTATAGCTCCTGGATTGAATGGATATTTTCAAGTTTTAGAAAATCATGCTCCTTTTATTTCTGTATTAGGCGATGGGATCATAAAATTATTTTTAAAAAATTTTGAAAAAAAAATTAAAATAAAAGGTGGATTTTTAAAAGTAAAAAAAAATTCAGTTATTGTTATTTTACAATAA
- the atpD gene encoding F0F1 ATP synthase subunit beta: MHKKKIKGIITQIIGPIIDVSFQNGSYLPKIYDALEVKLSKKNKIVLEVQQHIGDKNVRCISMETTDGLQRGQEVEALDKPISVPVGISINGRVFNVLGNCIDGLGDIDRSITRPIHSDPPTFQDLSTDTEILYTGIKVIDLIEPYPKGGKIGLFGGAGVGKTVLIQELINNVAKGHGGRSVFAGVGERSREGNDLLREMLESGIIKYGDSFMKSMKKGHWDISKVDKEAVKESKAVFVFGQMNEPPGARARVALSGLTLAEYYRDQFLGEKKGQDVLFFIDNIFRFTQAGSEVSALLGRIPSSVGYQPTLSSEMGSMQERITSTKKGSITSVQAVYVPADDLTDPAPAITFSHLDATTVLSRKIASLGIYPAVDPLDSTSRILSPDIINESHYNCAQRVKKILQKYNSLQDIIVILGIEELSEEDKLIVYRARRVQRFLSQPFHVAKQFTGIEGEFVKIEDTIKGFNMIIDGELDHIPEIAFNLKGTIEQVIETGKKILST; this comes from the coding sequence ATGCATAAAAAAAAAATAAAGGGAATCATTACTCAAATTATAGGACCAATAATTGATGTTTCTTTTCAAAATGGGTCTTATCTTCCTAAAATTTATGATGCATTGGAAGTAAAATTATCCAAAAAAAATAAAATAGTATTGGAAGTACAACAACATATTGGAGATAAAAATGTTCGTTGTATTTCTATGGAAACAACAGATGGATTACAAAGAGGTCAAGAAGTTGAAGCTTTAGATAAACCAATTAGTGTACCTGTAGGTATATCTATTAATGGAAGAGTTTTTAATGTTTTGGGGAATTGCATCGATGGATTAGGGGATATAGATAGGTCTATAACTAGACCTATTCACAGTGATCCTCCAACATTTCAAGATTTATCAACAGATACAGAAATTTTGTATACAGGAATTAAAGTCATTGATTTGATAGAACCTTATCCAAAAGGAGGAAAAATAGGACTATTTGGAGGAGCAGGAGTAGGAAAAACTGTATTAATACAAGAATTAATAAATAATGTAGCAAAAGGACATGGAGGAAGATCAGTTTTTGCAGGAGTAGGAGAAAGGTCTAGGGAAGGAAATGATTTATTAAGAGAAATGTTAGAATCTGGAATTATAAAATATGGAGATTCTTTTATGAAATCTATGAAAAAAGGACATTGGGATATTTCTAAAGTAGATAAAGAAGCTGTAAAGGAATCTAAAGCCGTTTTTGTTTTTGGACAAATGAATGAACCTCCTGGAGCTAGAGCTAGAGTAGCTTTATCTGGATTAACATTGGCTGAATATTATAGAGATCAATTTTTAGGAGAAAAAAAAGGACAAGATGTATTGTTTTTTATAGATAATATATTTCGTTTTACTCAAGCAGGATCTGAAGTTTCAGCTTTATTAGGAAGAATTCCTTCATCTGTAGGATATCAACCAACTTTATCTTCTGAAATGGGATCCATGCAGGAAAGGATTACTTCTACAAAAAAAGGATCCATTACTTCAGTCCAAGCAGTTTATGTTCCTGCAGATGATTTAACAGATCCTGCTCCTGCTATTACATTTTCGCATTTAGATGCAACGACAGTTCTTTCTAGAAAAATAGCATCTTTAGGTATTTATCCTGCAGTAGATCCTTTAGATTCCACTTCACGTATTTTATCTCCAGATATAATAAACGAAAGTCATTATAATTGCGCACAACGTGTTAAAAAAATTTTGCAAAAATATAATTCGTTGCAAGATATTATAGTTATTTTAGGAATAGAAGAATTAAGTGAAGAAGATAAATTAATAGTTTATAGAGCCAGACGTGTTCAACGTTTTTTATCTCAACCGTTTCATGTTGCAAAACAGTTTACAGGGATTGAAGGAGAATTCGTAAAAATTGAGGATACTATAAAAGGATTCAATATGATAATAGATGGAGAGCTGGATCATATACCAGAAATAGCTTTTAATTTAAAAGGAACCATTGAACAAGTGATAGAAACTGGAAAAAAAATATTATCAACATAA
- a CDS encoding bifunctional riboflavin kinase/FAD synthetase — protein sequence MKIYSFIDEFSSFYPCALTLGFFDGVHIGHQKIIQNLIFESKKYSTVLLTFHPHPKEILNPNKKFFYLNSLHERIDHLKKTGIEHLIIHPFTINFSKLSTKDFFKKILNPKFRIQKIITGYDSHIGKNRDDFYDKLKKLSHGYGLKIGKVNPYKFNRKIVSSTNIRESLLLGNIQWANKALGYFYTLSGHVIKGKGIGRIISFPTANLQIDENKLIPKKGVYAVKINFLDKIYQGMLNIGVNPTINKKNQKIKIEVHIFDFIKNIYGKKIDIFMIHIIREEKRFNTLKELKIQINKDKINIQKFFSFEKKN from the coding sequence TTGAAAATTTATTCATTTATTGATGAATTTTCTTCTTTTTATCCATGTGCATTAACGCTTGGATTTTTTGATGGAGTTCATATAGGGCATCAAAAAATTATTCAAAATTTAATTTTTGAATCTAAAAAATATTCAACCGTTTTGCTAACTTTTCATCCTCATCCAAAGGAAATTTTGAATCCAAATAAAAAATTTTTTTATTTAAATTCTCTTCATGAAAGAATAGATCATTTGAAAAAAACAGGAATAGAACATTTAATCATTCATCCTTTTACTATTAATTTTTCAAAATTAAGTACAAAAGATTTTTTTAAAAAAATTTTGAATCCTAAATTTAGGATTCAAAAAATTATCACTGGATATGATTCTCATATTGGAAAAAATAGAGATGATTTTTATGATAAATTAAAAAAACTATCTCATGGTTATGGATTAAAAATTGGAAAAGTAAATCCTTATAAATTTAATAGAAAAATAGTTAGTTCTACTAATATCAGAGAATCTCTTTTATTAGGAAATATACAATGGGCAAATAAAGCTTTGGGATATTTTTATACTTTATCTGGTCATGTCATAAAAGGAAAAGGCATAGGAAGAATTATAAGTTTCCCAACGGCAAATTTACAAATAGATGAAAATAAATTAATTCCAAAAAAGGGAGTTTATGCAGTTAAAATTAATTTTTTAGATAAAATTTATCAGGGAATGTTAAATATTGGAGTTAATCCTACTATTAATAAAAAAAATCAAAAAATTAAGATAGAAGTACATATTTTTGATTTTATTAAAAATATTTATGGTAAAAAAATAGATATTTTCATGATTCATATTATTCGCGAGGAAAAGAGGTTTAATACACTTAAAGAATTAAAAATTCAAATTAATAAAGATAAAATAAATATACAAAAATTTTTCTCTTTTGAAAAAAAAAATTGA